In Ictalurus punctatus breed USDA103 chromosome 3, Coco_2.0, whole genome shotgun sequence, the following are encoded in one genomic region:
- the mrpl14 gene encoding 39S ribosomal protein L14, mitochondrial isoform X1 translates to MAFSSMALPKMISTIHYRSFSVSTVVAAIQKMTRVRVVDNSSLGNTPYHRSPRVIHVYTKNGVGKVGDTVLLAIKGQKKKALIVGHKMPGPKMSPRFDSNNVVLIEENGNPTGTRIKAPIPTHLRKLEGDYSKLLAIAQRFV, encoded by the exons ATGGCCTTCTCATCAATGGCACTTCCAAAGATGATATCGACAATACACTACAGGTCTTTCAG TGTTTCAACAGTTGTGGCAGCTATTCAGAAGATGACAAGAGTACGGGTGGTCGACAACAGCAGTCTTGGAAACACCCCCTATCACCGTTCTCCTAGAGTCATTCATGTATACACCAAGAATGGCGTGGGCAAAGTGGGTGACACTGTCCTATTGGCCATTAaaggacagaaaaagaaagcactGATTGTGGGTCACAAGATGCCTGGACCAAAAATGTCACCTAGATTTGATTCAAACAATGTTGTTTTGATCGAAGAAAATGGGAACCCAACAGGAACAAGGATTAAAGCTCCCATACCTACACATTTACGCAAACTGGAAGGTGATTACTCCAAATTATTAGCAATTGCACAACGCTTTGTGTAG
- the mrpl14 gene encoding 39S ribosomal protein L14, mitochondrial isoform X2: protein MTRVRVVDNSSLGNTPYHRSPRVIHVYTKNGVGKVGDTVLLAIKGQKKKALIVGHKMPGPKMSPRFDSNNVVLIEENGNPTGTRIKAPIPTHLRKLEGDYSKLLAIAQRFV, encoded by the coding sequence ATGACAAGAGTACGGGTGGTCGACAACAGCAGTCTTGGAAACACCCCCTATCACCGTTCTCCTAGAGTCATTCATGTATACACCAAGAATGGCGTGGGCAAAGTGGGTGACACTGTCCTATTGGCCATTAaaggacagaaaaagaaagcactGATTGTGGGTCACAAGATGCCTGGACCAAAAATGTCACCTAGATTTGATTCAAACAATGTTGTTTTGATCGAAGAAAATGGGAACCCAACAGGAACAAGGATTAAAGCTCCCATACCTACACATTTACGCAAACTGGAAGGTGATTACTCCAAATTATTAGCAATTGCACAACGCTTTGTGTAG
- the mgme1 gene encoding mitochondrial genome maintenance exonuclease 1 codes for MRVYRLCLQSCCVSAVFSGRFSGSCSHTAMFSCFPGLRARKKSSQYSDVDSEHYSSLVKAVVSTRVSCQTPERIENEDQWLYGSVVKSKSKLCRALKNPWPLLNDAKRVHDAETAEGSMTRISLKRGSDHASTPSVTKILQKTMSAQQVFYLERWKKRKIAELGVEGFKEYSKNLFTQGKLLHVAVERILTGEKPLNEDGVCLENVSGYLQSISHVLEDVTGVKTIESVVEHQPLQYLGIVDCVAMYKNSLCVIEWKTSERPKPFLDNTYDYPLQVAAYIGALNSDKNYNYQVDCGLIVVAYKDGSPAHSHFLKADQVVQYWDKWLFRLEEYMENDVSPSPC; via the exons ATGAGGGTCTACAGGCTGTGTCTGCAGTCGTGTTGCGTGAGCGCTGTGTTTTCTGGACGCTTCTCCGGCTCGTGCTCACATACGGCGATGTTCTCGTGCTTCCCTGGTTTGCGCGCGCGCAAGAAGAGCAGTCAGTACAGCGATGTGGACTCGGAGCACTACTCATCACTGGTGAAAGCGGTCGTGTCTACGAGAGTCAGCTGTCAGACTCCAGAACGTATTGAAAACGAAGACCAGTGGCTCTACGGATCTGTCGTCAAATCAAAGTCCAAGCTGTGCAGAGCGCTTAAAAACCCGTGGCCTCTGTTAAACGACGCAAAACGTGTTCATGACGCAGAGACCGCAGAGGGAAGCATGACTCGCATAAGTTTGAAAAGAGGTTCAGATCACGCCTCTACACCAAGTGTAACAAAAATACTTCAAAAGACAATGTCAGCCCAGCAAGTTTTTTATTTGGAGAGATGGAAGAAAAGGAAGATCGCTGAGCTTGGCGTGGAAGGCTTCAAAGAATACAGCAAGA ATCTTTTCACACAGGGGAAACTGTTGCATGTAGCTGTCGAAAGGATTTTAACTGGAGAAAAACCCCTAAATGAAGATGGAGTGTGTCTGGAAAACGTGTCTGGGTATTTACAAAGTATCAGTCACGTGTTGGAGGATGTTACAGGAGTGAAAACCATCGAGAGTGTTGTGGAGCATCAGCCTCTGCAGTACTTGGGCATTGTTGATTGTGTTGCCATGTACAA GAATTCACTGTGTGTCATAGAGTGGAAGACATCGGAGAGGCCAAAACCTTTCCTTGACAACACATATGACTACCCCCTGCAGGTGGCTGCCTACATTGGAGCCTTAAACAGTGACAAAAACTACAACTACCAG GTGGACTGTGGATTGATTGTGGTTGCCTACAAAGATGGCTCACCAGCCCATTCTCACTTCCTGAAAGCAGACCAAGTGGTGCAATATTGGGATAAATGGCTCTTCCGACTGGAGGAATATATGGAGAATGATGTGTCACCCAGTCCTTGCTGA